The following nucleotide sequence is from Mucilaginibacter sp. cycad4.
GTTCCCGTCCCATCAGGGTCCTCTGCGAGAGACCCTGATGTCTACGCCAGTTTTTTACTTTTCTGTCCCGCAAGCAGAATGCTTGTCCTGTTTTGGGACGAAGTTACGCTGCCGCTAAACTTCGACCAGTGAAAGAATCCTTCCTGTCCAAATCCAAAATCCCAAATCCGATATCCGAAATGCAATTAATCTGTTAATAATCAGTTAAATGTTAACAAATAAATCACATGTTATTTACGTTAATATGAAACGTTATCGCTTATTTTTATAGACCCATAAAAGAGGTCGCCTAAAATTTACCTAAAATAATTTTTATGACCTGGAGAAAATTCAGCGGCGAAGTAATCCAATCGCCCATTATGGAAGAGGTTGAAAAGGCAATTGAACGCGAAGCCCTCCTCGGTAACAAGCTCAAAGTATGTATCGGCACCGACTCACAAGTTAAAGGATCCGTAACGGATTTTGCAACGGTGATCGTGTTTCTGCGCGAAAAACGCGGCGCTTTTATGTTCATACACCAGGAGCGTACTTCGCAAAAAATGAGCATCAAAGAAAGGATGCTGAGCGAAGTGCAGAAATCTATCGACATTGCTTACAAGCTTTGCGATTTGCTCGACCTATATGATGTGGAGCTTGAAGTACATGCCGACATTAACACCAACCCTATGTTTAAAAGTAACGCGGCCCTGCATGAGGCTATGGGTTACATCCTGAGCATGGGCTTTGTGTTTAAGGCCAAGCCCGAGGCTTTTGCAAGTTCATACTGCGCCAACAAAATAGTGCAGTAAATTTGCCGAAACCCAAAGCGTGTATCTATATTTGATATTAAAATATATCAGATATACCTATGTCGCCACTTATTGAAACCAACGACCCGGCTTTAGCCGCACAGGATACTATTCTTATTGATGCCCGCGGAGGGCAGGACTCTTACCAGCGTTACCTGGCAGGCCATTTAAACCACGCCATCTACGCCGACCTTGACCAGCACCTTACCACTAAACCCGATGACCCCGCCTTTGGCGGCAGGCACCCGCTGCCCAATATACAGGAGTTTGCCGTGCTGTTAGGTAACTGGGGCATTACACCCGATAGTCACGTAGTGGTTTATGACGATAAATCGGGCGCGTTCAGCGCATCGCGTTTATGGTGGATGCTGCGGGCAATCGGTCATGAAAATGTGCAGGTACTGAATGGGGGCTTACAAGCTGCTAAAGATGCCGGAGTAGAGTTGAGCACCGAAGCCTATACGCCAACCGCGGTTGACCCGTACCCGGTAACACATGAGTATGCAGGTACGGTTAAAATAGATGAAGCAGGTGAAGCCGCGCAAGACCCTTCAAAACTGGTAATTGATGTACGCGAAACACCACGCTACCTGGGCCAAACAGAGCCTTTAGATTTGATAGCCGGCCATATCCCCGGTGCCTTAAACCTGCCTTATATCAACAACCTCGGTACCGATGGTAAGTATTTACCTGCCGATGAGTTGCGCAAGGCTTACGATGCAGCAATTGGCGATGTAGCGCACAGCGAAGTGATAGTTCACTGCGGATCGGGTGTTACAGCCTGCCACACCCTGCTGGGCATGGATTACGCTGGTATCAGCGGCCCCAAACTTTACGTTGGTTCATGGAGCGAATGGTCAAGAAGAGATTTACCGATAGGGAAGGAAGAACGGTAGGTTTTTACTCACCCTGGCTGCGCTGCGATCATTTCGCCGCCGCTCGGCTCCAGCCGGGCGGTGGCTTCTTTTTTATCGTCGGGCTACGGTATAATTCAATGTTAAAACACTTGTCATTCAACCTTGTTACCCCATTGTGAAAACATACGTTTTAAAAAGAGAGCAATCCATTTCCATCAGTATTGAACAGGCCTGGGATTTTTTCTCGTCGCCATTAAACCTGGCAAAAATCACCCCGGATGATATGCGTTTTGTGGTAACTTCCGATTATACCGCGGACACCAAAATGTACGCCGGGATGATCATCACCTATAAAATATCCCCTTTACCGGGTATCAAAATGAACTGGATGACGGAGATCACCCACGTTGATAATAAAAAGTATTTCGTTGATGAGCAGCGTTTCGGGCCATACGCTTTGTGGCACCACCAGCACCACTTTAAAGAGATAGAGGGAGGCGTTCACATGACCGATCTACTGCATTATGCCATTCCTTATGGGGTGATAGGCCGGTTTGCTAATGCTATTTTTATTAAAGGGAAGTTGGAGCAGATTTTTGATTACCGGGTTAAAGCAATTGAAGATTTGTTTGGGGTTTACAAATAAATGACTGCCGCGGGTTTAGCGCAGCGTAACCCGTGGTAGTATGATATAAGCTTCCAGCTTACGGAAATTAAGCTGAAATGATGCGAACCATAGGCTGAAAGCCAGCGGCAGCGTTATATTAAAAGATATTAATGCCTGCTTCTCTGTATGCCGAAAGTTGTTCATTGTCGGGAGATACATCGGTGATGATGGTGCCCAGTTCTGTTACCGGGCCTATGTAATAAGAATCAGCTTTATTTATTTTTTCTAAGGTGGATAAGGCAATGGTTTCTTTCGATACTTCGATCATCGTTTTCTTGATCTCGGCCTCTTCATAATCCCTTGTTGTGATACCGATGGTGGGGTGCACACTGCAGATCCCAAAAATGCAAAGATCGGCACGGATGTTCCTGAACGCATTTATTGTTTCGTGGCCGATGGTGGTAAAGGATGATTTGTACAGGCGACCGCCTGCAAATATCACTTCAACCATTGGGTGGTCTTCAAGCGCGCTGGCAACCGGAAAGCTATTGGTAACTACAGTGATCCTCAAATCGTCGGGCAAGCTTTGGGCTACGGCCAGGGTTGATGTACCGCCGTCGAAAAGTACTACCTGCCCGTCTTTTAAAAAGCTCAACACTTTTGAGGCTATCACCTTTTTTGAAGCAACATCATGCTTTTCTCTTGCCCGGTAATGATGTGGAATGGGAGAGTGGGCAATTGCGCCGCCCCTCACTGCCGTTAGCAGCTTCTGATCGGCCAGTACTTTAATGTCGCGGCGTACAGTATCTTCCGAAACATTGAGTTTTTCGCTCAGTTCGGTAAGCATAACCTTATTGTCTTTTGATACGTGATCCAATATGATCTGGAGTCTTTCTTCTCTTACCATGTC
It contains:
- a CDS encoding ribonuclease H-like YkuK family protein, whose translation is MTWRKFSGEVIQSPIMEEVEKAIEREALLGNKLKVCIGTDSQVKGSVTDFATVIVFLREKRGAFMFIHQERTSQKMSIKERMLSEVQKSIDIAYKLCDLLDLYDVELEVHADINTNPMFKSNAALHEAMGYILSMGFVFKAKPEAFASSYCANKIVQ
- a CDS encoding sulfurtransferase; amino-acid sequence: MSPLIETNDPALAAQDTILIDARGGQDSYQRYLAGHLNHAIYADLDQHLTTKPDDPAFGGRHPLPNIQEFAVLLGNWGITPDSHVVVYDDKSGAFSASRLWWMLRAIGHENVQVLNGGLQAAKDAGVELSTEAYTPTAVDPYPVTHEYAGTVKIDEAGEAAQDPSKLVIDVRETPRYLGQTEPLDLIAGHIPGALNLPYINNLGTDGKYLPADELRKAYDAAIGDVAHSEVIVHCGSGVTACHTLLGMDYAGISGPKLYVGSWSEWSRRDLPIGKEER
- a CDS encoding SRPBCC family protein; protein product: MKTYVLKREQSISISIEQAWDFFSSPLNLAKITPDDMRFVVTSDYTADTKMYAGMIITYKISPLPGIKMNWMTEITHVDNKKYFVDEQRFGPYALWHHQHHFKEIEGGVHMTDLLHYAIPYGVIGRFANAIFIKGKLEQIFDYRVKAIEDLFGVYK
- a CDS encoding DeoR/GlpR family DNA-binding transcription regulator → MVREERLQIILDHVSKDNKVMLTELSEKLNVSEDTVRRDIKVLADQKLLTAVRGGAIAHSPIPHHYRAREKHDVASKKVIASKVLSFLKDGQVVLFDGGTSTLAVAQSLPDDLRITVVTNSFPVASALEDHPMVEVIFAGGRLYKSSFTTIGHETINAFRNIRADLCIFGICSVHPTIGITTRDYEEAEIKKTMIEVSKETIALSTLEKINKADSYYIGPVTELGTIITDVSPDNEQLSAYREAGINIF